The Onychomys torridus chromosome 4, mOncTor1.1, whole genome shotgun sequence DNA window TCCTCAGTGACTATCATTTACTTCTGTTGCCCTATGGATGTGGTTTCTCACAGTGGGTGGTGCTTCTTTTGTATGGCTGTGTTTCTCACTGATTTGAAGGCTTTGTAAATCCTGTGTGTTCACCTTAGATGATGGGCATATCTTATATCTTCTACTTgccttttctgtcttttggtaGGCTTGATGGAAAGGTTTCCTTGTTGCTGGAGGCTTTGTTGCTCTGGCTCATGCTGCCTCACCCATTCCTAGTTCTCTTTGGTTTTTGAAACTTCTGTAGAATTGTGCGGGTTTGTATAGGGATTGAGCATCTATCTACCACTCCTCATAAAGGGTGTGAGTGGCAGGTGTCTGCTTTTATCCAGCTCTTCCGCTTTTGGTCTCTTGCTGCTGTTGTCATATTGCTTTACTGTTTAATTCTTACTTGCTGTGGTTTTAATAAGTTCGATACTGGCTAGAATAAATTCacttttgttttcataaattGTCTTAGCATTTCCTGTTAGATGAATTTGGGGAGGTCAACCTATTCCTGGACTTTAGGAACCCTGCCATAATCTTAACTTGAATGTTGAATTTCTGGATTAATCTGGAATACCAAGAGGTACTGAAGGAAGAGTAAATTTAGTCAAGTAAGGGATGTCTAGACTGCTGCATTCCTAACATGTGCAGGTGGTTCTCAGTAGGAAAAGCTCAAGAGAGCTCTGGAGCCATTTGGAGTAGGGGACATCCCAGATAAACTACTTCCCCTAAGCCAGGGAATGCTCTCTAGCTTCATGGTTGGGCAGATGAGGCCCCTGAACATGAGTGTAGAGAAAGATGAAGTAGCTTCGGGCTCTTATTTGCTGGGCTAAGAGGCCTTAGTTTCCATCTCAGCATGAAGGTATTTGTGTTCTTAACTCAGGTTCCCAATCCTTTTGCTGTGCTGTCTTGCCTTTCAGATTGTGTTCAGTGTGGACCCTCCTGAAGGCAGCTCTGGTTCCCTGGTAGGGCTGGGTATCTCACATTCCTATAAGGTAAGAGCAACTTCCAGGATGTGGGCTAGTAGAGAGGTCTCGTAGACCTGTGGGAGAGTTGCTGTAGGACTTGGGCAGGCGTGTATGTATGTTTGTCCTTCCAGGTACACATCCACCCTGAAACCAGCCACTGGAAGGCAGCTCAGCATTCAGATGCCTGGAGCACCACTACAACTAGGAAACAAGGTACAAACCTGTACTGCAGGAAATTTTCTACTCTGTCCATCTTTTGCACAGTAGTACTATCACATGTGGAGTCATGCACACTTATGCCCACTAAAAGCCAGAGACCTTGGAGGAAGCTGGAAGCACTGTTATATACCCAGAGTCACCTAGTAGGGCAGTGGCAGAACCAAGGCCCTGCAAGGTCTCCCCTCCCTCACTTAGGGTATACTTCTTTGaattttatctatctgtctgtctgtctgtctgtctatctatctatctatttatttggatttttgagacagagtctctttctctgtatacccctggctggccttgaactctgcttttcgagtgctgggattaaaggtatgcactgccTTGTCTTAGCACTGGGATCTTGTCTGCAGTCTGCCCCACCTACCTTACATGATAGTTAGCCCTGGCAACTGGCAATGAGTCTGGCTTCACAGATGTGCCTTGTGGCAACCACTGACTCAGATGACACTCAGCCTACATGTCAAGTTTGCTCCTTAGCAAGGCTACAGCACCAGCTCCCACATCTCTCACATTGTCCAGCAATGCCTTGCCTGTGAGCTTCTGTTCCTATCTTTCCATTTTTGTAgaccactttttttttgggggggggggctgccttgttttgcttagtttttttccccaagatagggtctcactatgtagctttagctgtcttggaactcactgtgtggaccaggctagccttgaactcacagtgatctgccagcctctgcctcccaagtgcatgctACTACATCCTGAGTCTGCTTTGTAACTTACAGGTTGCAGCCTTAGCAAAAGCAGTCCAATGGAGCTTGTATGGATGCTATCATTTAAGTCATTCTGGcctagagggaggaaagggttagaGGAATGACGTGTTCAGCAGGAGCTGTGGTGTGGTTCTGCCCCCTAGGGGCCTCCCTACTGTACAAAATACCCTCTTCCAAGCAAAAAGTGTCCTTCATGATAATGATGCCTTGTGAGGTTGGTGGGTGCTTTGGTACTGAAGAGTTCTCAAAAGTAGTCTTCCCTAGAGGGTATTTATATGAAATGAGTTTATTGAGGTTGTTGACAGCTTCAAGCTCAAGCAGGGCAGGTTCTAACCTAGGATGGAAATCGTCTCTGATGGCATCAGACTTTGCCTTCAGTGACTTTTAAGTTGtggtgttttaatttttggaGCTTCCAGAGATCACTGGGCATGAGCAGTGTGTGGTTCTAGTCAGTAAGGCATTGCTTGGAACTCTTCTGAATCAGTGACCTTGCTTGCTGCTGATGTGACCAGAGTCTGGGACTTTGATACCCTTTTTAGCAGTTATACTTTAAATGTCAGGAGTTTGGatgctttttctttcctgtgtgccTTTGGCAGAGTAACTCCAAGTCCAGTGCCACATGTCATGGTTTCTACATAAGTTAAAGGTTGGGGCCAGATGTCTTTGTATCTGCTAGTATCCTGAGTCAACCTCTTTCTTGCTCTCTGGACCCCTGAGGGGGGCTAGGTTATAGGCTGGGCTTATTCCCAGCTCAGACCTTGCCTTTTGTCCGGGTATATGTATCTGGGCCTATGTGACTGCAGATGGTTTGCTATCTCCACACAGTAGGTTAAGATGGTGGACCCTGGTCCTGTCCTCATCCCACTTCTCCTCCAGGGAAGGTGCTGAGCTACTGGTGCTTCAGTCCCAGCCACAGCATGCGTGACCTGCTCTTCCAAGGAGTCCGAACCCTCATCCTCACCAGTGGCACACTGGCTCCGCTGTCCTCCTTTGCTCTGGAGATGCAGATGTATGAGACACCTCTGGCTGGAAGTCAAAAAACTAGGAACAtggtggatggggggggggggtggggatgctGGCCTGGACTCCAGGGCTTCCTGTGGGCCAGGGTCCAGAAGGGTCTCAGACCTCAGGTCTATTTGTTATCTATTTCCTCTGGCCATTCCCAGCCCATTTCCAGTCTGTCTGGAGAACCCACACATCATTGGCAGGAATCAGCTCTGGGTGGGGGTTGTCCCCAGAGGCCCTGATGGTGTCCAGCTGAGCTCTGCCTATGACAAAAGGTAAGGGTCCTAGTTTTGGGCTTTTCTGCAATGTTATGGATTGCTGAGATCTAGGCCTCTCTCATGGCAGCAGCCTCTAATTGTACAGGTTTTCTAAGGAGTGCTTATCTTCCTTGGGGAAGGCTCTGGGTAAGTACTACTCCAcacaattccttccttccttaggaGACCCTTATTCATAAATGGTCTGGTTCTAGACCCTCTATCCTGTTCCATCCCATGGGGGTTAGGGACTTGGTACTTCCCCATTTCCATTCCTGAGAACCAACAGGGCCCTCAGCAGTCTTCTAAGCCTTGCCTGGACCACAGCTATGACATTTCCAGGCAACATCGCTCGTGTGGTGCCCCAGGGGCTTCTGGTGTTCTTCCCTTCCTACCCTGTCATGGAGAAAAGCCTGGAGTTCTGGCGGGTGCGTTCTCCTACATATCCACCTGAGAGATGGAACTCCCAATATGACTGAAAATCTGGGCAAGGTAGTTGGAAAGAGCCATGAAACGGGGCTATAGCTACAGCCCTTACCTATCCATTCACATCCTGTCTTTCTCCCATAGGCCCAAGACTTGATCAAGAAGGTGGAGGTACTGAAGCCTCTATTTGTGGAACCCAGGAACAAAGGCAGTTTCTCAGAGGTCTGTGACAAACTAGGAGTCAGGTGGTGCTTGTTTCTACCACCCCTCAGAGCCTCCGGCTGACCACTGTCTCTGACCAGGGACCCTGGCTAGCTCCAGGCGGCCTGTTCTGGGCTGTGTGCTTACTTCCAAGTGTGTCACCTTTTAGAAGGCCTCTGACATGGTCTGGCATGTAGATAATGGCccctcatcctcctgcctgagtCCTTGGAACCCAGCAGCTACCCTGGCTGTGGGGTTCCCTGTGTTTTCTGGAAACACTGGGCAGGCTCTGGGTGTTGGGTGTACCTCTGCTGGTAATGGGATCGTGAAAATGCTCTCTGAACCCTCATGTCCCACCCAGCTGAGACCATCCTTTATCTTAGAAAATAAGATTTGGGTGTCACTTGAGAGGGACAGGAAGCTAAACCTGGCTGACCATCCTTTTCATCTAGGTCATTGATGCCTACTACCAGCGAGTTGCTTCCCCTGGGTCTAGTGGGGCCACCTTCTTAGCAGTGTGCCGGGGAAAGGTGAGGTCTCTGCAGGTCATTCTCTTTATTCTTACCTGTTTTCCTTGCATAGGCTGAAACAAGGCTCCTGCCTTGGATCCTACATCTAACAAGCAAATTAGTAAGGAGCCATACTAGGGGCCCTACTGGGCACTAGTAGCCAAGGCCAAAGTTAGGCAGGAGGTTGGTTCTGAGTGTGGCAGAATTAAAATGGGCCCAGCTGTGGACCTTATCTGAGGATGGACCTTTCTCTTGTCCCTGCAATATCTGGAATAGATGGCTGGAAGGGTTAGGGCATGGGCAGACCCCAAGCCAGGGTAGAGACCAACATGGCAGAGGAGTGCCTGTTTTCTGTGTTCTAGGCCAGCGAAGGGCTGGACTTCTCAGACATGAACGGTCGTGGTGTGATTGTCACGGGCCTCCCATATCCTCCACGAATGGATCCCCGTGTTGTCCTCAAGATGCAGTTCTTGGATGAGTTGAGAAGCCAGAGTAGGGCTGGAGGTCAGGTGAGGTACCACAGGGCTGGGTTAGCAGGAAACTTTAGGGACCAAGGACCATAATAGCCAAAATTATTTCCTCTTTAGTGCCTCTCTGGGCAGGAGTGGTACCAGCAACAGGCATCCAGGGCTGTGAACCAGGCTATTGGGAGGGTTATCCGACACCGCCATGACTATGGAGCCATCTTCCTATGTGACCACAGGTACAGGAGGGCTCTGTGGTGATGTGCATTTCTTTCCACTTTCTAGGCCCTGGGCCCTTTTCTCCCCTGTATGAAGCCTGGAGCAGCCTTTCTTGCTCTGTCAATAGATACTGTAGCCTTCACTTTGAGGCTTCAGGGCAGGGATGGCCCTTGAGCTGATAGCCACACATTCACCCTCCAGGTTCGCTTATGCTGATGCCAGAGCCCAGCTGCCCTCCTGGGTGCGCCCCTACCTGAAGGTGTATGACAACTTTGGCCATGTCATCCGAGATGTAGCCCAGTTCTTCCGTATTGCTCAGAAAACCGTGAGCTCCAAATGTCCAGTTGACTTGCCTGTGTCACATAGAAAGGCTGGAGTCCCTTCTCTGAGGAGCAGTGGATACAAACCTTCTCCTTACCTTATAATTCTACAGATGCCTTTGCCAGTTCCCCAAGCTGTGACCTCAAGTGTAAGTGAGAGAGAAGTTTCTGTCAAGGAGGCTACATTGTCCAGCCCTCTTCTCTCCACCCGGAAAGCCATGAGCTTGGATGTACATGTGCCGAGCCTGAGGCAGAAGCCCATAGGTGTGTGGGGCTGGGTACAAACTACACATGACAGAGACAGTATCCTTGCTTCCTGGTAAGCTTTCCTGTCAACACATTTCTTTAGGATTATCAACTTCTGGAGACTCTGAGAGCAGCCTGTGTGTCGAGTATGAGCAGCAGCCACTTTCTGCCCAGCAGAGGCCCGTGGGGCTGCTAGCCGCTTTAGAGTACAACGAGCAGAAGGGTGGGGCATCTGAGAAAGAGCAGGTATGAGGCAGGGCGAGGGTGTCTGGCCTGAACATGGACCCTTTCCAGCACACAGGTGGGCAGGTGAGAGATCTCAGCACCTCCACTGTACTATGCCTCATCCCCAGAGCCTGGTTCCCATGACCACCAGGTCTTTGGTGGGTCAGTCTGGCACAGTCTACTCAAAATTTAGCACATCTTGCCCCCAGCTATGCCCAAAGCTGTCCTTTTTTCCAGCCTGTGTGGTGTGAATAGAATCTCAAGTTCCTTTTCCTCAACTTTGCCTCAAACCCTGTAAGTTCCTAGGTTTGACTTGGagctccttccttccattcctgcTCTGACAATCAGTTAACCACAACCTGTCCTTCCTGTGGCTCTCTCACTGCTACCTGCAAACAAGGGCAAATGGCATGATATAAAAGGGACAGAATCTCAGCATTGCCACCAGGATTGGGGCATGATACCCTCCCCCTTCAGCCCTCTATTTAGGACCACTGGACCCAAAAGAATATCACAGGTGCTTTGGGAACTCTGGGTTTGGGTTAGGACCACAGCTGTATTTCCCTCAGGCACTTGGCTCCTCCACCCTGTCTCTACAGTGTGAGAAGAGGATGTGTGTtgagcagagaggaggaaagaggaaagtcaGGCTGGTCAGCCATCCGGTATGTCAGCCAGCCCTGCAGCCAAGCTAGCTGCCTGTGGGCAAATGTGGCAATCTTGCCTCTGGTGCCCATTGTCCCTAACCAAGCAGGGGTGTGGTTAGACTTGAATAGCTATAATATTGATAATCTAGGGGCTCTAATTTGCCATTCTTTCTCTAAGaggataccccccccccccccagtgttttttagttttgagatagggtcacaaaaaggctggccttgaactcactatgtaaccaagaaTGACTTTTaactcctgttcctcctgcctctacctcctaagtgctgggattataggcatgtgccaccatgctcacccTGCTAAGAGACTCTTCTTTTCCAGCCCTGCTTAAgagatctttctttttctgctggaATCTGGCCTCTTAGGCCCATTTGATTTGGGGTTTATAACTGGTTGTGGTTTCCTCCACCATAATGAGCAGAATGGCTTGGTACTAGCTTTTTCTGAGTGTGGACACTGAATTATCTGTATGAGGAGATGCAGTGTGTTCTTAGTCTCAGATGAAAACTTGAGTTACAGCCTGAGCCATTAACCCCTTGCCTGCTGGAAAGCCTCAAGTGGTGACTTTTGTCCTTAACCTGCTAGTGAGAAGAATCAGACAGTGCCCAGGAGGGCTGatgcaacaggaagtagactagcTGTGGGGGGCCTGAGCCTAACGATGAGTGGAAATGATAGGAGTGGGAGCTGCCTTGGTTTACATAGTTCTATATAGGTCTGAGATGTATAGAACTAGGGTTGAATCTGTTGAAGTGTTCTCCACAGCTACATCTGCTGTGGGGCAGTAAGCCACATAGGTTCCCTATAGGTTTCTGACTGCCTTTGGTGTGGTTTCAGACAGGCCTAAGCTTCACCACACACCAGAACTGGACCTTCCTTCTCCAGCAGCCCTCTCCGCTTTTTGTCCCAGTAGATGGTTCATAGGCAGTAGCTTGAATGGCAAGTCATTGTCCCCTGACCCTAGACTCTGTACTGCCTTCAAGGCAGAAGGGAAGGGCTGACTCTCATAGGGCTTTTGATTATATGTCTTGCAGACGGAACCGATGACAGGCACACAGGACAGAGCCAAGCTGTTCATGGTAGCGGTGAAGCAAGCATTGAGTCAAGCCAGCTTCGACACCTTTGCCCGGGCTCTGCAGCACTATAAGGGTTCTGATGACTTTGAGGCCCTAGTAGCTTCTCTCACCTGCCTCTTTGCTGAAGACCCCAAGAAGCACATCCTATTTAAAGGTACCTTCAAATTTCTGCTATTGGGATTTCTGCTAGTGGTGGGGTGGGACTGGTTAGGGGGGCTACTAGGGCCCAGGGTGTCTCTGTTTCCTAGAGAAAGGGCCTGGTGGGTAGGCCATGGTCCACAGAGCCCCTAGCCATAAATCACAGTGTATAAAGCCTATATAGACTCAGACATCTACTTCCCACAGACTTCTACCAGTTTGTACGACCCCATCACAAGCAGCAGTTTGAAGACATCTGCTTCCAGCTAACAGGCCAAGTCTGTGGCTACCAGCCAGGGCACGACCTTCCCTTCAGAGAACAAGCACAGTCAGCTGCGGACTCCACCAGTGAGCAAGGGCCCTTGCTAGACCCTCAACCTCAGATATGAAGGGCAGTTTACACCTGAGATGGGCATAGTAGGCATCCCTAGGCTTTTGCTTGGCTACTTAGATTAGCCAAGCATGATTCTCCCTGATTCTGTTGCCCAAGGGTAGCACTATTTGTTGGGTGAACTCTGTTTCCTAGCCTAGGCATCCAAGAGACCTGCCCCTGGAGAATTCATGCTAGAGTCTTGGCAGCTGGGCACTTGTCCTACTTCTGAGTAGCTGAGCTGGCCCCTCCACAGAGTCAGTACCTGTTCCACTGCTTGATGCAGGGCAGGTGTGGCAGAGGGACTTTAATTCAATTGGGAGAATTCATCTTTTGGGCTTGGTATTCATTAAGGTTCCTAGTGTCTGTACTTATGCTCCTGAGCTGGACCCATTGTCTGGGCCCTCCAAGCCAGTTCGGTGGGTCTCTGATGTGTGCCTGATGTCATGGTCCCCTTCCTATCTTAGAATTATGAGGTCTAGTCTCAGGAGCATGTTTTTCTGGGAAGGAGAGAGTCAGAGCCTAAATTGACCTTGTTTGAAGGTGTAGGTAGACAGCTGGACCCTGGAGAGCACCTGAACCAGGGGAGACCTCACCTGTCTGCCCATCTGCTCCCTAAAGGTACTTGGCTCCTAACAACCACAGGTGGGACTTAAAAATCCTTGAAGAGTCGTGTTGGACTTGCTTGATTCTTAAACACATTTGTCCTGAGCATCTAACAGACTCTTCTGGAAGGAAGTGGAGTAGGGAGGGACTCCCAAGCCataagacacccccccccccagtaatcTCTCTCTCATAAGGAGACCCCAGCAATTGTCCAAAAGTGGGATGTACAGTAGAGAGACCCGGCCAGCCTGCCGTGAGTACCTACCTGTCTGACGTCCGCAAAGCTCTGGGATCTACAGGCTGCAGCCAGCTTATGGCAGCTCTGAGGGCATATAAACAGGATGACGACCTGGGCAAGGTGCTGGCTGTGGTAGCAGCACTGACCACTGCAAAACCTGAACACTTGTCCCTGATGCAGAGTAGGTAGTCCTTGGCTGTAGAGCATAGGTTCTGGGGAAAAGGTGGTGTGGGGGCTATATATGAGAAGTGCAGAGCCTCAGCAAAAGTTCCCTACAGGGTTTGGCATGTTTGTGCGTCCCCACCACAAGCCTCACTTCCTACAGACCTGTGCAGATCTGACAGGCCTTCCTACCACAAGCAAGGGCTTGGAACTGCCAGGTCCCAAGGATGAGAGCATCACTGTGCCTTCTGAACTTGCCCATGAGGACACAAAACCAGGTGAGGGCCCACCTTAGGACTCCCTCGACCCCCGCCCTGTCACCCTGAGCCTCTCACGGCACCTAGGAGTTAACAGGAGGGAAACACATAAGCTTCTTATACTCATTGCTGTCTGTAGGTCCCTCAGTGCCCAAGAAACCTGAGAAGACCCAGAGTAAGATCTCATCCTTCCTCAGACAGAGGCCAGACCAGAGTGTAAGGTCTGATAATTGTACCCCAGAGCCCATGAAGCATGTGAAGCCTGAGTGGAGTAAGCAATAGGGGCTACAGGGACTGTTGGTTATGGCAGGCCACCGGAACTCTGTGCTCACTTAGACCTCCTACAGCAGCATTTGTGTGCCCGGCCTGTGCAGCTGAAGACACTGTGCTTTTCCAGTGCCCCTCCTGTGATTTCTACCGTTGTCGGGCTTGTTGGCAACTGCAACTCAAGGTTGGAGCCTGACCTTCTCTAGCCCATCAGGCATCTCCCCAGGTGGTGGGCTGAGGGGCATAGGGTGCGCACTTAGCCAGGCTGCAGTGCCTAGCAGGCAGGTATTTCCACAGGTCTCTAGAATGTGTCCAGATTGTGGTGCTGTTAATAGGAAGCAAAGCCTTACACAGGTCTTCTGGCCGAAGCCCCAGTAAACACAAATGGAGACTTGGGAGCCCTGATGTGGCCAGACATTGGCTGACCCACTATAAGTCTCATCTTGGCCATCTAGTGGGATCTGAACCTACCTGTGAGAAACCCTGAAACTTCAGGGCATGGAGTGGGTCTGCTAGATGCCTCCTTGccagaggtttttttgttttgtttctttggggggGTGCCCATATTGGCATTGTGCCTGTATTACTAAAGGGATGGGCTTTTCAATAAAACCAACAATTGTCAAGATGGTGTCTATGTCCTGGGCTTGGACAATTTGAGTGTCATGAGGTGCTAGGTATACTGgtacaaaccttttttttttttttttaaattttttgagacagggtttctctgtgtagcttcacgcctttcctggagctcacttggtagaccaggctagcctcgaaatcacagagacccgcctggctctgcctcccaagtgctgggattaaaggtgtgctgcaccaccaccaccaccaccaccaccaccaccaccaccaccaccaccaccggctggtacaaacctttaatccctaTAGAAGCAGATAAATTTCtcctagtttcaggacagccaaagctagagattctgcctcaaaaacaaacaaaatattgctggtacacacctttaatcctagcacttaggaagctgtcttagagtttgaggccagccttgttcagggctacacagagaaacactcaaaaatatatacatagaagGACAAAGGTCTGGGAAGAGCCCTTCTTACAGACCTGCTGTGTTCTCCATGTTCAGCTAGCTTCCAAACCAATAGGGACCCATTCCTTCATCTTTCTCATAGATTTCTTCTTCCACCACCCATGCCCCAAAGCCCTTCTGGGTGGTTCCAGGTCTCATCTGTATGAAATTTTCCAGCCTAGCCACATTGGAAGCTagtgtgtgtatgcgcacactTCCCCTGAGCTTGAGCATGGGAGTTCTTAGCCTTTCAGCTCCATCTGGCACTAGTATGATTGCTCCTGGTGGATGCCTGGCATCAAGTGAGATTATAGAAGCTTAGGACTTAAGATGCTGGAGGAAGGTAGATTCTAGGTAGTCCCTGTCCTCTTCCAGCCACTTCATTAGGCACCTAAAAGCAGGAATACTCAGTGGAGCCTGTGCCCTACAGGCACCTCAGCTAGCTACTCAAGTTCAGAGCAGTGTCACTCTCACCATAACTGCTCTGCCCTGGCCTAGATTTGGCTTTCAACTTTGCCCATTTCCTCCTCTTAGAACCAGGACCTGGTAAG harbors:
- the Rtel1 gene encoding regulator of telomere elongation helicase 1 isoform X11 gives rise to the protein MPRVVLDGVTVDFPFQPYQCQQEYMTKVLECLQKGVNGILESPTGTGKTLCLLCTTLAWREHLRDAVSSLKIAERVQGELFASRSLSSWNAAATSGDPIACYTDIPKIIYASRTHSQLTQVISELRNTSYRPKVCVLGSREQLCIHPEVKKQESHHMQIHLCRKKVASRSCHFYNNVEEKSLEQELATPILDIEDLVKNGSKHKVCPYYLSRNMKQQADIIFMPYNYLLDAKAGFLGLKSRKAHNIDLKGTVVIFDEAHNVEKICEESASFDLTPRDVASGLEAINQVLEEQARVAQQGELQVEFSADTPGTGLNMELEDIAKLKMILLRLEGAIDAVQLPGDDRGVTKPGSYIFELFAEAQITFQTKGCILESLDQIIQHLAGRTGVFTNTVGLQKLMDIIQIVFSVDPPEGSSGSLVGLGISHSYKVHIHPETSHWKAAQHSDAWSTTTTRKQGKVLSYWCFSPSHSMRDLLFQGVRTLILTSGTLAPLSSFALEMQIPFPVCLENPHIIGRNQLWVGVVPRGPDGVQLSSAYDKRFSKECLSSLGKALGNIARVVPQGLLVFFPSYPVMEKSLEFWRAQDLIKKVEVLKPLFVEPRNKGSFSEVIDAYYQRVASPGSSGATFLAVCRGKASEGLDFSDMNGRGVIVTGLPYPPRMDPRVVLKMQFLDELRSQSRAGGQCLSGQEWYQQQASRAVNQAIGRVIRHRHDYGAIFLCDHRFAYADARAQLPSWVRPYLKVYDNFGHVIRDVAQFFRIAQKTMPLPVPQAVTSSVSEREVSVKEATLSSPLLSTRKAMSLDVHVPSLRQKPIGLSTSGDSESSLCVEYEQQPLSAQQRPVGLLAALEYNEQKGGASEKEQALGSSTLSLQCEKRMCVEQRGGKRKVRLVSHPTEPMTGTQDRAKLFMVAVKQALSQASFDTFARALQHYKGSDDFEALVASLTCLFAEDPKKHILFKDFYQFVRPHHKQQFEDICFQLTGQVCGYQPGHDLPFREQAQSAADSTSVGRQLDPGEHLNQGRPHLSAHLLPKGFGMFVRPHHKPHFLQTCADLTGLPTTSKGLELPGPKDESITVPSELAHEDTKPGPSVPKKPEKTQSKISSFLRQRPDQSVRSDNCTPEPMKHVKPEWTAFVCPACAAEDTVLFQCPSCDFYRCRACWQLQLKVSRMCPDCGAVNRKQSLTQVFWPKPQ
- the Rtel1 gene encoding regulator of telomere elongation helicase 1 isoform X14, with the translated sequence MPRVVLDGVTVDFPFQPYQCQQEYMTKVLECLQKGVNGILESPTGTGKTLCLLCTTLAWREHLRDAVSSLKIAERVQGELFASRSLSSWNAAATSGDPIACYTDIPKIIYASRTHSQLTQVISELRNTSYRPKVCVLGSREQLCIHPEVKKQESHHMQIHLCRKKVASRSCHFYNNVEEKSLEQELATPILDIEDLVKNGSKHKVCPYYLSRNMKQQADIIFMPYNYLLDAKSRKAHNIDLKGTVVIFDEAHNVEKICEESASFDLTPRDVASGLEAINQVLEEQARVAQQGELQVEFSADTPGTGLNMELEDIAKLKMILLRLEGAIDAVQLPGDDRGVTKPGSYIFELFAEAQITFQTKGCILESLDQIIQHLAGRTGVFTNTVGLQKLMDIIQIVFSVDPPEGSSGSLVGLGISHSYKVHIHPETSHWKAAQHSDAWSTTTTRKQGKVLSYWCFSPSHSMRDLLFQGVRTLILTSGTLAPLSSFALEMQIPFPVCLENPHIIGRNQLWVGVVPRGPDGVQLSSAYDKRFSKECLSSLGKALGNIARVVPQGLLVFFPSYPVMEKSLEFWRAQDLIKKVEVLKPLFVEPRNKGSFSEVIDAYYQRVASPGSSGATFLAVCRGKASEGLDFSDMNGRGVIVTGLPYPPRMDPRVVLKMQFLDELRSQSRAGGQCLSGQEWYQQQASRAVNQAIGRVIRHRHDYGAIFLCDHRFAYADARAQLPSWVRPYLKVYDNFGHVIRDVAQFFRIAQKTMPLPVPQAVTSSVSEREVSVKEATLSSPLLSTRKAMSLDVHVPSLRQKPIGLSTSGDSESSLCVEYEQQPLSAQQRPVGLLAALEYNEQKGGASEKEQALGSSTLSLQCEKRMCVEQRGGKRKVRLVSHPTEPMTGTQDRAKLFMVAVKQALSQASFDTFARALQHYKGSDDFEALVASLTCLFAEDPKKHILFKDFYQFVRPHHKQQFEDICFQLTGQVCGYQPGHDLPFREQAQSAADSTSVGRQLDPGEHLNQGRPHLSAHLLPKGFGMFVRPHHKPHFLQTCADLTGLPTTSKGLELPGPKDESITVPSELAHEDTKPGPSVPKKPEKTQSKISSFLRQRPDQSVRSDNCTPEPMKHVKPEWTAFVCPACAAEDTVLFQCPSCDFYRCRACWQLQLKVSRMCPDCGAVNRKQSLTQVFWPKPQ